A stretch of Shewanella dokdonensis DNA encodes these proteins:
- a CDS encoding transketolase family protein: protein MKFVASHPGLDVGPDGASAQCIEDMACMRAIPSMVVLSPADAYEITAATKVLANYNGPAYMRSGRSPCPNVFAEEPHFEIGKGYVLHEGCDITIISCGVMTHRALSAAKALERKVSVRVLHMPSIKPIDREKIIDACQETKAIITCEDHSIIGGLGSAVAEVIAESATATPLYRMGLQDVIGRSGEPDELATFYGLNTESIVQKVIAINKETNHD, encoded by the coding sequence GTGAAATTCGTTGCTAGCCATCCAGGGTTAGATGTTGGCCCAGATGGCGCATCAGCACAGTGTATTGAAGATATGGCCTGTATGAGAGCCATTCCTTCGATGGTTGTACTCTCTCCAGCAGATGCTTATGAAATCACGGCAGCTACCAAAGTACTAGCAAACTACAACGGCCCAGCTTACATGAGAAGTGGTCGCAGCCCTTGTCCAAACGTATTTGCTGAAGAACCCCACTTTGAAATAGGTAAAGGTTACGTACTACATGAGGGTTGTGATATCACCATTATCAGTTGTGGAGTGATGACACACAGGGCACTATCGGCAGCAAAGGCATTAGAGAGGAAAGTAAGTGTGAGAGTATTACACATGCCTTCAATCAAACCGATAGATCGCGAAAAAATTATTGATGCTTGTCAGGAAACCAAAGCCATTATCACATGCGAGGATCACTCCATTATTGGAGGGTTGGGCTCAGCCGTTGCTGAAGTCATCGCAGAGAGTGCAACTGCTACTCCGTTGTACCGCATGGGCCTACAAGACGTTATTGGTCGTTCTGGCGAACCGGATGAATTAGCAACCTTTTATGGACTGAATACTGAAAGTATTGTCCAAAAGGTCATTGCCATTAATAAGGAAACAAACCATGACTAG
- a CDS encoding polysaccharide pyruvyl transferase family protein, which translates to MSLDFMKGPLSYFSIIVILAKFMGKPIVLSSISLVHPETDLGKKHLKFILNNSNAVLVRENYSSSVAKSYIDNPKKIITLPDIAFALTKNESNESSIYIEKNKKYVGVNFRGLISQKIRTKMK; encoded by the coding sequence ATATCACTCGACTTTATGAAGGGTCCACTATCTTACTTCTCTATCATTGTTATTTTAGCAAAATTCATGGGAAAACCAATAGTATTAAGTTCCATTTCATTAGTTCACCCAGAAACCGATTTAGGCAAAAAACACTTAAAATTCATATTGAATAATTCCAATGCTGTTTTAGTCAGAGAGAATTATTCTTCTAGTGTTGCAAAATCATATATTGACAATCCTAAAAAAATAATAACATTACCAGATATTGCCTTTGCATTAACTAAAAATGAAAGTAACGAATCATCTATATATATAGAAAAAAATAAAAAGTATGTGGGTGTGAATTTCAGGGGGTTGATTTCACAAAAAATACGAACGAAGATGAAATAA
- a CDS encoding tyrosine-type recombinase/integrase, translating to MARDRSSAWHLVDPHIEDESQKAHAVPLTKEAMEILQRRSANAEAGQKYVFPSLLTKVGHVTERSGERSFWHRITEKAGLRGEGRGESVTIHDLRRTIASWSVMRGGNIQTTSKLLGHSDISITASTYAHLDIEQVRHELGITTAQLLGAAQHESKVDRLVREVNLLSKCERVELFEKLTNIYPV from the coding sequence ATGGCGCGAGATCGATCATCAGCGTGGCATCTGGTTGATCCCCACATCGAAGATGAAAGCCAAAAAGCGCATGCTGTGCCACTCACTAAAGAAGCAATGGAAATTCTCCAGCGCCGCAGTGCCAATGCTGAAGCAGGGCAGAAATATGTCTTCCCCTCTTTACTTACCAAAGTCGGCCATGTCACCGAACGCTCAGGCGAACGGAGCTTCTGGCATCGCATTACCGAAAAGGCGGGCTTACGCGGCGAGGGGAGAGGTGAGAGTGTCACCATCCATGATCTTCGCCGCACTATCGCCAGTTGGAGCGTGATGCGCGGCGGCAACATTCAAACCACCAGTAAGCTGTTAGGCCACAGCGATATCAGCATTACTGCCAGTACATATGCCCACTTGGATATTGAGCAGGTGAGGCATGAGTTAGGTATCACTACTGCGCAACTGTTGGGTGCTGCGCAGCATGAGTCGAAGGTCGATAGGTTAGTTAGAGAAGTTAATCTGCTCTCTAAATGTGAAAGGGTTGAGCTTTTTGAAAAATTAACTAACATTTACCCTGTTTAA
- a CDS encoding SDR family NAD(P)-dependent oxidoreductase: MTSHVVLITGATGGVGKALSYCFATKGYLVAIGYHSNKQQAENLAAELNAKGYQTLAINIDYRSRNTIQQSLLAIENYFGSKVSILINNGAIAQEKPFATITDSDWQTMLDINLQGPFRATQEVLPFMQQQHWGRIINITSIGGQWGGFNQVHYAASKAALINFTQSIAKIYSADGIASMAVAIGLVATDMSANELATEAGKEKVRNIPARRLAAAEEIAIQVENLCQDNAFYLTGQTLNMNGGMYFG, encoded by the coding sequence ATGACTAGCCATGTTGTCCTAATTACTGGAGCGACAGGTGGTGTCGGAAAGGCCTTGAGCTATTGCTTTGCAACCAAAGGGTATCTGGTGGCAATTGGTTACCATAGCAATAAACAGCAGGCTGAAAATCTAGCTGCTGAATTAAATGCTAAAGGTTATCAAACGTTGGCCATTAATATCGATTATCGTTCAAGAAACACCATCCAACAGTCGCTACTAGCAATTGAAAATTACTTTGGTAGTAAGGTATCAATCTTGATTAATAATGGTGCGATTGCGCAAGAGAAGCCGTTTGCCACTATCACAGACAGTGACTGGCAAACAATGCTTGATATCAATCTCCAAGGACCTTTCCGAGCGACACAAGAAGTGTTGCCCTTTATGCAACAGCAGCATTGGGGAAGAATTATCAACATCACAAGTATTGGCGGACAATGGGGAGGATTTAATCAGGTGCATTATGCGGCATCAAAAGCAGCTTTAATTAACTTCACTCAATCTATCGCCAAAATATATTCTGCGGACGGCATTGCGAGCATGGCGGTGGCGATTGGATTAGTTGCAACAGATATGTCAGCAAATGAGCTAGCAACAGAGGCAGGAAAAGAAAAAGTACGAAATATACCTGCTCGCAGATTAGCGGCTGCTGAAGAGATTGCGATTCAAGTCGAAAATTTATGCCAAGATAATGCGTTTTATTTGACTGGACAGACCCTTAACATGAACGGCGGGATGTATTTTGGATAA
- a CDS encoding glycoside hydrolase, with protein MRLYTVFHLNLAFSSIDEQNHADVVNCCYEPILQLAKSGYPIGIEATVYTLEAIAKVAPQWLEDLSTLIKQGCCELIASGDSQIIGPLVPADVNRHNLRLGQQGYQALIGTTPTIAYINEQAVSESLLDIYLDAGFDAVIVEWDNPFSHNEHWDHQALNRPATLATASGRCIKVIWNHAIGFQKFQRYVHGELVLQDYLQYLQKITNAGIEVFPVYGSDAEVFDYRPGRYGTEAEKINGEWQRIAMLFKQALSQGHKWLLPSETLTLWQDGEKLKLATAAHPVAVKKQAKYNITRWGLSGRNDVLLNSLCYRDYQQLIVNNTTTDEDWRSLCRLWASDLRTHLTPTRYQKLALVAPNKPCPQWQIYNHQRHDWHISYDEERRRLLVKTAEVHLKLNANRGLAVELLAFDSQQFVPIVGTLSHGFFDHISYGADFYTNHMVIERFTHRDRVTDLERVSYQLWQEGDALIISTELSLKIGKVIKYFRLNGESVTCGFLFEQHLRPEASIRLGFITLLNCHGRCWYETHLGGILPNIFMPTVILTMGHRFHPSSLPIVRLGQLLGKYALELIVMGLN; from the coding sequence ATGCGACTTTATACTGTTTTTCATCTGAATCTGGCATTTTCATCAATCGATGAGCAAAATCATGCCGATGTGGTGAACTGTTGTTATGAGCCAATTCTGCAACTAGCAAAATCTGGCTACCCCATCGGTATTGAAGCAACCGTTTATACCTTAGAAGCCATAGCGAAAGTCGCACCACAATGGCTAGAAGATCTCTCAACGCTTATTAAACAAGGCTGCTGCGAACTTATTGCCAGTGGTGATAGCCAAATTATCGGACCGTTGGTTCCCGCAGATGTCAATCGACATAACCTGAGATTAGGTCAGCAGGGTTATCAAGCGCTAATCGGTACCACACCCACTATTGCCTATATTAATGAACAAGCAGTGTCAGAGAGCTTACTGGATATCTACCTTGATGCCGGATTTGATGCTGTAATCGTCGAGTGGGATAACCCTTTTTCTCATAATGAGCATTGGGATCACCAGGCACTTAATCGCCCTGCAACGCTGGCAACGGCGTCGGGCCGCTGCATAAAAGTGATCTGGAATCATGCGATTGGCTTTCAAAAATTTCAGCGTTATGTGCATGGGGAGCTAGTGCTACAAGACTATCTACAGTACCTGCAAAAAATTACCAATGCCGGTATTGAAGTTTTCCCAGTTTATGGCAGTGATGCCGAAGTGTTTGATTATCGCCCGGGACGTTATGGCACTGAAGCAGAAAAAATTAACGGCGAATGGCAACGAATCGCGATGCTGTTTAAGCAGGCGCTAAGCCAAGGACACAAATGGTTGCTACCTAGTGAAACCTTAACGCTATGGCAAGACGGCGAGAAACTGAAACTCGCAACAGCAGCTCATCCTGTCGCTGTAAAAAAGCAGGCAAAATACAACATCACGCGTTGGGGGCTGAGTGGCCGTAATGATGTACTGCTCAATAGTCTTTGTTACCGAGATTACCAGCAACTAATAGTCAATAACACAACAACTGATGAAGACTGGCGTAGCTTATGTCGCCTATGGGCCAGTGATTTACGTACCCATCTGACGCCTACCCGCTATCAAAAACTAGCACTTGTGGCGCCGAATAAACCGTGCCCCCAATGGCAAATTTATAACCACCAACGCCATGACTGGCATATCAGCTATGATGAAGAACGGCGGCGATTATTGGTAAAAACAGCAGAGGTGCATCTGAAACTCAATGCTAACCGCGGATTGGCCGTCGAATTACTCGCGTTTGACTCACAACAATTTGTACCGATTGTTGGTACGCTTTCCCATGGTTTTTTTGACCACATCAGTTATGGTGCAGATTTCTATACCAACCACATGGTAATAGAGCGCTTTACTCATCGAGACAGGGTGACTGATCTAGAGCGGGTATCCTACCAGCTATGGCAGGAGGGAGACGCACTTATTATCAGCACAGAACTATCCTTAAAAATTGGTAAAGTCATTAAGTATTTCCGACTCAATGGCGAATCGGTCACCTGCGGATTTCTGTTTGAGCAACACCTACGGCCTGAAGCATCAATAAGATTAGGATTTATCACCCTACTTAACTGCCATGGCCGCTGTTGGTATGAAACCCATCTTGGGGGGATACTGCCGAACATTTTCATGCCGACAGTGATTTTGACCATGGGACACCGGTTTCATCCATCGTCTCTGCCAATTGTGCGCTTGGGGCAACTACTGGGGAAGTACGCTTTGGAGTTAATAGTAATGGGATTAAATTAA
- a CDS encoding class I SAM-dependent methyltransferase, with protein MEPSDTSRTYAINHYKVPTIDSTIEKYKSDEKFELIIATHVLEHLYNPKIVLEKISKNLTEDGYLLIEVPLWEKEYLQPIGVLSFEHLNYFCEKSLTSIVETSGYQILHLSKNYNINQYPVITIVAKKIEVQKKQLVLIIKRIRKYLFLILRERRFSGKI; from the coding sequence ATAGAACCTAGTGATACTAGTAGAACATATGCCATAAACCATTATAAGGTACCAACAATTGACAGTACTATAGAAAAATATAAATCAGATGAAAAATTTGAGTTAATTATTGCAACTCATGTTTTAGAACATTTATATAACCCTAAAATAGTTCTCGAGAAAATATCAAAAAACTTAACTGAAGATGGATATTTATTAATTGAAGTTCCATTGTGGGAAAAAGAATATTTGCAACCCATAGGGGTTTTAAGTTTCGAACATTTAAACTACTTTTGTGAAAAATCATTGACATCAATAGTTGAAACAAGTGGATACCAAATATTACACTTATCGAAAAATTATAATATAAACCAGTATCCAGTTATAACAATAGTTGCAAAAAAAATAGAAGTGCAAAAAAAACAATTAGTTCTAATTATAAAAAGAATAAGGAAATACTTATTTCTTATATTGAGAGAGAGAAGATTTTCTGGAAAAATATAG
- a CDS encoding ATP-grasp domain-containing protein: MRYLLIIGAGYEACEGIKIAKSMGLGLIIADGNPSAPGFAWANHVIVASTYDGEAIANQAMTLKATGITIDGVIAMCADVPMSVAIVAKALQLPGLSLESAHWVADKLAMKDRLKAMNIPIPAYCAVPEKSDIEKCASLIGLPLVIKPVDSRGARGVQYIDSIEQLPQAWELAARESPTGRVMMEEYLPGPQFSTETLADCGNYFTLGFSDRNYEWLEKPNRS, encoded by the coding sequence ATGCGATATTTGTTAATTATCGGAGCAGGGTACGAAGCCTGTGAAGGCATCAAAATCGCCAAAAGTATGGGCTTAGGGCTGATTATTGCTGATGGCAATCCATCTGCGCCAGGATTTGCTTGGGCAAACCATGTCATTGTTGCCAGCACCTATGATGGCGAGGCTATCGCCAATCAAGCAATGACGTTGAAAGCTACAGGCATAACTATTGATGGTGTAATAGCCATGTGCGCCGATGTCCCGATGAGTGTTGCCATTGTTGCTAAGGCGCTACAACTGCCAGGTTTAAGCTTAGAATCTGCACATTGGGTGGCGGATAAATTGGCGATGAAAGATCGTCTGAAAGCGATGAATATCCCTATTCCGGCCTATTGTGCCGTACCCGAAAAATCTGACATTGAAAAATGTGCCAGCCTTATTGGGTTACCACTGGTTATCAAGCCAGTAGACAGCCGAGGTGCCCGCGGTGTGCAGTATATTGATAGTATTGAACAATTACCACAGGCATGGGAACTAGCTGCCAGAGAATCGCCCACTGGGCGGGTGATGATGGAGGAATATTTACCGGGTCCACAATTTAGCACTGAAACATTAGCAGATTGTGGCAACTACTTTACGCTGGGTTTTTCCGACCGAAACTATGAGTGGCTAGAAAAACCAAACCGTTCATGA
- a CDS encoding motility associated factor glycosyltransferase family protein, translated as MTELFQANFNIIKQRWPEAAEILQHQQIENIDAALVSGANQTISVNGIQLSSRHNRLAETQLFLSTLPASATQATMYGFGMGDVPYIALDEARLSKLTICILNPAIFALVLSYTDHTPWLQHPGVELDLQPSQMQLKTPYIAITPDLELVSDDNARLRDLLQYELNREHANRRHRADDPAIIERFEANKEAFEQDPDVMALTSRFTQDKAIVIASGPSLEEHYEKLAEISIRSQHPIIVAVDTALHGLLHHGIKPDIVVAIDGLISEYHLPLQQTAGISLVYQPRLRPEIIQQWQGPRYNALGHSHLYDKQAEKYPEKTRLYTNGSVLHPAVDLAIKLGCKEITLCGADFCFCNNKSHAFWQDFAATSSDEQTKAWATNLQKSVNESGHWVVNGVGEKVATSLNLCAYLRNLENYISKVSHVKFYRSSLAGADILGTQFKEL; from the coding sequence ATGACTGAACTATTCCAAGCTAACTTCAATATCATAAAGCAGCGTTGGCCAGAGGCTGCGGAAATTCTTCAACACCAACAGATTGAGAATATTGACGCAGCCTTGGTTAGTGGTGCCAACCAAACTATCAGCGTAAATGGCATTCAATTAAGTAGCCGCCATAATCGATTAGCAGAAACACAGCTGTTTCTCAGCACTTTACCGGCATCAGCAACCCAGGCCACTATGTACGGTTTTGGTATGGGAGACGTACCGTATATTGCGTTAGATGAAGCCAGATTGAGCAAGCTTACGATCTGTATTCTTAATCCGGCGATTTTTGCCCTGGTCTTAAGCTACACCGACCATACCCCATGGCTGCAACATCCAGGCGTAGAACTGGACTTACAGCCTTCGCAGATGCAGCTAAAGACACCTTATATTGCCATAACACCGGATTTGGAATTGGTGTCAGATGACAATGCTAGGCTGCGGGATTTGTTACAGTACGAACTCAACCGAGAACATGCTAATCGCAGACATAGAGCAGATGACCCCGCCATCATCGAGCGTTTTGAGGCCAATAAAGAAGCTTTCGAGCAAGATCCAGATGTCATGGCGTTAACGTCACGCTTTACTCAAGACAAAGCTATTGTCATCGCTTCTGGACCATCTTTAGAAGAACATTATGAAAAACTGGCTGAGATCAGCATTCGCTCACAACATCCCATTATTGTAGCGGTAGACACCGCGCTACACGGACTGCTACACCACGGGATAAAACCTGATATTGTAGTCGCTATCGACGGTCTTATATCGGAATACCATCTGCCGTTACAACAGACGGCAGGTATTAGCCTCGTCTACCAACCGAGGTTAAGGCCAGAAATTATCCAGCAATGGCAAGGCCCCCGATATAACGCATTGGGTCATAGTCATCTCTATGATAAACAAGCAGAAAAATACCCTGAAAAAACCAGGCTTTACACCAATGGCAGTGTACTGCACCCAGCAGTAGATCTTGCAATTAAACTGGGATGTAAGGAAATAACCTTATGTGGTGCAGATTTTTGTTTTTGCAATAATAAATCACATGCTTTCTGGCAAGATTTTGCGGCTACATCCAGCGATGAACAGACTAAAGCCTGGGCAACTAATCTACAAAAATCAGTTAATGAAAGCGGTCACTGGGTCGTCAATGGTGTTGGTGAAAAAGTGGCAACATCACTCAACCTATGCGCCTATCTGCGAAACCTTGAAAACTATATTTCAAAAGTGAGCCACGTTAAATTTTACCGTTCCAGCCTCGCTGGTGCCGATATTCTTGGCACTCAATTCAAGGAGCTCTGA
- a CDS encoding polysaccharide pyruvyl transferase family protein has product MNAKKIESLIDNYDMDVLFISQCNYDVDSKITDDRVINKRVFEQLGRNYKKRCVLIEDELTLKETLSIYRNIEHLFTYRRHGFILALTQGTTASLICQEINTTIVKETVNLDSLYLGKHSDFNIPKIDITKVHALLEEKMHSAFNIKISLKILYVTTQCKIINEIVFLIFKSNLFHQIMELLDAIFVNYRSRVRSL; this is encoded by the coding sequence GTGAATGCAAAAAAAATAGAATCACTAATAGATAATTATGACATGGATGTTTTATTTATTAGCCAATGTAACTATGACGTAGATAGTAAAATAACTGACGACAGAGTGATAAATAAAAGAGTATTCGAACAATTAGGAAGAAATTATAAAAAGCGATGTGTATTAATAGAAGATGAATTAACTCTAAAAGAGACATTATCTATATATAGAAATATTGAACACTTATTTACATATAGACGACACGGTTTCATATTAGCTTTAACCCAAGGAACTACAGCTTCATTAATATGCCAAGAAATTAATACTACAATAGTTAAAGAAACTGTAAATTTAGATTCATTATATTTAGGAAAACATAGTGATTTTAACATTCCAAAAATAGACATAACTAAAGTCCATGCACTGCTAGAAGAAAAAATGCACAGTGCATTCAATATAAAAATATCATTAAAGATATTGTATGTGACTACTCAATGTAAAATAATTAATGAAATAGTATTTCTAATTTTTAAAAGTAACTTATTTCACCAAATCATGGAATTGTTAGATGCGATATTTGTTAATTATCGGAGCAGGGTACGAAGCCTGTGA
- a CDS encoding cytidylyltransferase domain-containing protein: protein MNILAVVGARLNSSRLPGKHLLSLAGQPMIHHIFQRLQQCQQINTRVLATTADAFNQPLVDWAHSHAVEVMAYSGNVDDLVGRIDTVVQQYNADYIVYICGDCPLIEPAFIDHALTQLIAHPQKDSIKLTPGTETIHEGIAVYSHHGWQKLVAISTSDLAREHVGYGNKLTPVLDALEIGDCADFSKIKHRISVDTDADYRFMSEIYRRWYQHHGESTIVSLSWVQQQLLMDPQLRQINAHVHQKLPNVKYRKAVILCQVGADVGMGHLRRSVLLANALMEQLSIGVQLHIIGESRALPWLQANLAKWHTDITEALTVLKELNADLWIVDLHPAFVPQQQLIDFCCTAKANQQRIIAIDKCDFLLPHIDLLFVPSFFCELEHPNLSFGWENYLFTPQTATKKNQLLVLTGGSDALKYGAWLAETIDACVPADIERIWIQGPYAEAPQLPESSHWKKLQNPANLPTLVAESATIISCYGLSLFEAIASKALTILLPAKQLTSSNELRFLKQLQCCFICEHEQDIAPILRQVFNAKDTDTKQQILDNAAALTANIDGVNIFCKKIQAMFNGS from the coding sequence ATGAACATTCTTGCAGTAGTAGGCGCTCGATTAAATTCCAGTCGGCTACCGGGGAAGCATCTGCTATCGCTGGCAGGCCAGCCGATGATCCACCATATTTTTCAGCGACTACAACAATGTCAGCAGATAAATACTAGGGTACTGGCAACCACCGCTGATGCATTCAACCAGCCGTTAGTGGATTGGGCCCATAGCCACGCCGTAGAGGTGATGGCATATAGCGGCAATGTGGATGATCTGGTAGGCCGTATCGACACTGTGGTGCAACAATATAACGCTGATTATATTGTCTACATCTGCGGAGACTGCCCACTTATTGAACCAGCCTTTATCGATCATGCACTAACGCAACTTATCGCCCATCCGCAAAAGGACAGCATCAAGCTTACCCCAGGAACGGAGACCATCCATGAAGGTATTGCAGTATACAGCCATCATGGTTGGCAAAAATTAGTGGCGATCAGCACATCGGATTTGGCTCGTGAACATGTGGGCTATGGCAATAAACTCACGCCAGTGCTGGATGCCTTAGAAATTGGGGATTGCGCCGATTTCAGCAAAATAAAACATAGAATTTCTGTAGATACTGATGCCGATTACCGCTTTATGAGTGAAATATACCGCCGCTGGTATCAACATCATGGCGAGTCAACTATCGTCAGTCTCAGTTGGGTTCAGCAGCAATTACTCATGGATCCGCAGTTACGGCAAATAAATGCGCATGTACACCAGAAATTGCCGAATGTAAAGTACCGTAAAGCCGTAATACTTTGTCAGGTTGGTGCTGATGTGGGTATGGGGCATTTACGTCGAAGTGTACTATTGGCAAATGCCTTGATGGAGCAGCTTTCTATCGGAGTGCAACTGCATATCATTGGTGAATCCAGAGCACTACCGTGGCTACAAGCGAACCTGGCAAAATGGCATACCGATATAACCGAAGCACTCACTGTACTTAAAGAACTCAACGCTGATCTATGGATCGTCGATTTACATCCAGCGTTTGTGCCACAGCAACAGCTGATCGATTTTTGTTGCACAGCAAAGGCAAACCAGCAAAGAATCATTGCGATAGACAAATGTGACTTTTTACTGCCACACATAGATCTACTATTTGTACCTTCATTTTTTTGCGAACTTGAACACCCCAATTTGAGTTTTGGCTGGGAGAACTATCTTTTCACACCACAAACCGCAACCAAGAAAAATCAACTATTGGTACTTACAGGCGGTAGTGATGCGCTCAAATATGGTGCATGGTTAGCCGAGACCATCGATGCCTGCGTACCGGCAGATATCGAGCGCATTTGGATCCAAGGACCTTATGCGGAAGCGCCACAATTACCTGAAAGTTCCCATTGGAAAAAACTTCAAAATCCTGCAAACCTACCGACATTAGTTGCAGAGTCTGCAACCATTATCAGTTGCTATGGGTTATCTTTATTTGAGGCTATCGCATCTAAAGCGCTCACCATATTACTGCCAGCGAAACAATTGACCAGCAGTAATGAATTACGGTTTTTAAAACAGCTTCAATGCTGTTTTATTTGTGAGCATGAGCAAGATATAGCACCAATCTTACGGCAAGTGTTTAATGCCAAAGATACAGATACTAAACAACAAATACTCGATAATGCAGCGGCACTAACTGCAAACATTGATGGGGTAAATATTTTCTGCAAGAAGATCCAAGCTATGTTTAATGGTTCATAA
- a CDS encoding N-acetylneuraminate synthase family protein, with amino-acid sequence MSQPHFIAEVSSNHHRDLARCIEFIKAAADIGCDSVKFQLFKIDELFAPEILSRSEMHRKRKEWELPVSFLPELKQACDQYQIQFSCTPFYLQAVAELKPYVDFYKIASYELLWDELLITCAATGLPVVISTGMATIDEIDHAVMVLKNAGCNDITLLHCVSAYPTPENECNLAVLGTFRERYKVKVGWSDHSVSSAVINRAVHHWQADCIEFHIDLDKTGAEYAAGHCWLPQQMAPVIAAAKRSTIIDGSGNKQFVPSEADDRDWRADPSDGLRPMRTIRNDFNPNK; translated from the coding sequence ATGAGTCAGCCCCATTTTATCGCCGAAGTTTCCAGCAATCACCACCGTGATTTGGCGCGTTGTATTGAATTTATCAAAGCGGCGGCCGATATCGGGTGCGATTCGGTGAAATTTCAATTGTTTAAAATCGATGAACTTTTTGCTCCGGAAATTCTCAGTAGAAGTGAAATGCACCGCAAACGCAAAGAGTGGGAACTACCGGTTTCCTTTCTACCTGAGCTGAAACAAGCCTGTGATCAGTACCAAATCCAATTTTCTTGCACACCATTTTATCTGCAAGCAGTTGCCGAGCTAAAACCTTACGTAGACTTTTATAAAATCGCTTCATACGAACTGTTATGGGATGAACTGCTAATTACCTGTGCAGCAACCGGATTACCGGTAGTTATTTCTACAGGCATGGCCACGATTGATGAGATAGACCACGCTGTTATGGTACTGAAAAATGCAGGATGTAACGACATTACGCTACTACATTGCGTGTCAGCTTATCCAACACCAGAGAACGAGTGCAACTTGGCAGTACTGGGAACGTTCCGCGAACGTTACAAGGTCAAGGTTGGTTGGTCGGATCATTCGGTATCGAGCGCTGTCATTAACCGGGCCGTACATCACTGGCAAGCAGATTGCATTGAATTCCATATAGATTTAGATAAAACCGGAGCAGAATACGCAGCCGGACACTGTTGGTTACCACAACAGATGGCACCCGTTATTGCCGCAGCCAAACGTAGCACCATCATCGACGGCTCGGGTAATAAACAATTTGTACCCAGCGAAGCCGATGATCGTGACTGGCGCGCCGATCCTAGCGATGGTTTAAGACCTATGAGAACCATCAGAAATGACTTTAATCCAAACAAGTAA